A window from Streptomyces sp. NBC_00335 encodes these proteins:
- the melC2 gene encoding tyrosinase MelC2, translated as MTIRKNQASLTPEEKRAFVAALLELKRTGRYDRFVTTHNGFIMGDTDSGDRVGHRSPSFLPWHRRFLLEFEAALQAVDPAVALPYWDWTADRTARSSLWAADFLGGTGRARDGQVLDGPFAYATGKWEIAVRVDGRSYLRRALGTGVAQLPTRAEVDSVLAMPVYDAAPWNSSSGGFRNHLEGWRGANLHNRVHVWVGGQMATGVSPNDPVFWMHHAFIDKLWADWQALHPQSPYLPAAGTPNVVDLNDTMRPWNDVTPADMLDHRKFYTFDTEPVPAPAGAAASQR; from the coding sequence ATGACCATCCGCAAGAACCAGGCCTCGCTCACCCCCGAGGAGAAGCGGGCGTTCGTCGCGGCGCTCCTCGAACTGAAGCGGACCGGCCGCTACGACCGCTTCGTCACCACGCACAACGGCTTCATCATGGGCGACACCGACTCCGGCGACCGGGTGGGCCACCGCTCCCCCTCCTTCCTGCCCTGGCACCGCCGGTTTCTGCTGGAGTTCGAGGCGGCGCTACAGGCGGTTGATCCGGCAGTCGCCCTTCCGTACTGGGACTGGACGGCCGACCGGACCGCCCGCTCCTCCCTCTGGGCCGCCGACTTCCTCGGCGGCACCGGACGGGCGCGCGACGGGCAGGTCCTCGACGGACCGTTCGCGTACGCGACGGGCAAGTGGGAGATAGCCGTACGGGTGGACGGACGCTCCTACCTGCGGCGCGCGCTCGGCACCGGCGTGGCCCAGCTGCCGACCAGGGCCGAGGTGGACTCCGTCCTCGCCATGCCGGTCTACGACGCGGCGCCCTGGAACAGCTCCTCCGGCGGCTTCCGCAACCACCTGGAGGGCTGGCGCGGGGCCAACCTGCACAACCGGGTGCACGTGTGGGTGGGCGGCCAGATGGCCACCGGGGTCTCCCCCAACGACCCGGTGTTCTGGATGCACCACGCCTTCATCGACAAGCTGTGGGCCGACTGGCAGGCGCTGCACCCGCAGTCGCCGTACCTGCCCGCCGCCGGCACCCCGAACGTCGTGGACCTCAACGACACGATGCGGCCCTGGAACGACGTGACCCCGGCCGACATGCTGGACCACCGGAAGTTCTACACCTTCGACACCGAGCCGGTGCCCGCCCCGGCCGGGGCCGCCGCCAGCCAGCGGTAG
- a CDS encoding response regulator, translating into MSAPEVRVLVVEDDPVAADAHALYVGRVPGFTAVAVVHSLAEATRVLERTRIDLLLLDLTLPDGHGLRFARGLRAAGHPADVIVVTSARDLGVVRESVSLGVVQYVLKPFAFPTLRERLLRYAEFRATAAGEAAGQDDVDRAMAALRSPRPAELPKGIGGPTLDRVAALLRAAPEGLTAGGTAEAAGISRITARRYLEHLVDTGRADRTPRYGQVGRPELHYRWLAAAPAGAGTGSVSKV; encoded by the coding sequence ATGAGCGCGCCCGAGGTGCGGGTCCTCGTCGTGGAGGACGATCCGGTGGCCGCCGACGCGCACGCGCTGTACGTAGGGCGGGTGCCCGGCTTCACCGCCGTCGCGGTCGTCCACTCCCTCGCCGAGGCCACCCGCGTCCTGGAGCGGACCCGGATCGACCTCCTGCTGCTCGACCTGACCCTGCCCGACGGCCACGGGCTGCGCTTCGCGCGCGGCCTGCGGGCCGCGGGCCACCCCGCCGACGTGATCGTGGTGACCTCGGCGCGGGACCTGGGGGTGGTCCGCGAGAGCGTTTCCCTCGGGGTGGTGCAGTACGTGCTGAAGCCCTTCGCCTTCCCCACCCTGCGCGAACGGCTCCTGCGCTACGCCGAGTTCCGCGCGACGGCGGCGGGGGAGGCGGCCGGCCAGGACGATGTGGACCGCGCGATGGCGGCCCTGCGCTCACCCCGGCCGGCGGAACTCCCCAAGGGGATCGGCGGCCCGACCCTGGACCGGGTCGCCGCGCTGCTGCGGGCGGCCCCCGAAGGGCTGACCGCGGGCGGGACGGCCGAGGCGGCCGGGATCTCCCGGATCACCGCCCGCCGGTACCTGGAGCACCTGGTGGACACCGGCCGTGCGGACCGCACCCCCCGGTACGGCCAGGTCGGCCGCCCCGAACTGCACTACCGCTGGCTGGCGGCGGCCCCGGCCGGGGCGGGCACCGGCTCGGTGTCGAAGGTGTAG
- a CDS encoding Helicase associated domain protein, with product MGRISRQKLRAHQREAVDAAVRALELPAGRRVPRTGLRTQVIMATGSGKSLVAVHTAEELRAGRVLVLVPSLDLLVQTAAAWREGGRTGRAFAVCSLRGEDAGVPTTTDPAELAGWAGPPVDRVTVYATYASLGLGTIENAHREGLPGWDLIVVDEAHRTSGRIGKPWAVVHDNLRIPSVRRLYMTATPRVWQDGEDSGPAESEEPAEGSDRPEAVRGRGDLVASMEDDPDGPFGARCYTLTLSEAVDRGICAPYRVVCVDVSDPEFQAAVLLGPDGRSDAVRGVRLAALQTALVTAAVKQGFRRTLVFHHLTKEAEAFAAGLPAVAARLRATSWAPRPVYPRTVWADWLCGQHTAAHRRRVLGAFADDRVADKAFLGSVRVLGEGVDTKECDSVFWADVRGSMPDLVQAVGRALRIRPGEGKVASLVVPVLLGPGESPETMLTSRAYGDLARLLEALRAHDTRLVESLAQPQAPSRRAAAGPGGTESVGGPGLRGGAQSLLSFSTPRDPALLAAFVRLRVLHPEREHWRRGVEAARIYASVAGDLKVPFAFKVPRPAATGADAAAAEGAGAPWPPGLARFPLGQWIADARRTYRRGALGRVRVAQLDELGMVWSHFDVAFEEGLAAASGWAAENGHLLPPVDATWRGAPVGVWVKNQRAAARREGPGALSEERREALEAIDASWCPAWDISWQRAFHLTRVHLDAGGRLPARPGEAVVQGEDLGVWLRGQRASWERLAWAQRWLLEHTLGVTPAEGPDRPKPRVAHADAWAAHLEAARRFHDRERHLRVPRTHVERVGDRDLRLGSWIANQRSRAASLTPERTAALTELGMRWPAP from the coding sequence GTGGGGCGCATCAGCAGGCAGAAACTCCGTGCGCACCAGCGCGAGGCCGTCGACGCCGCCGTGCGGGCGCTGGAACTGCCCGCCGGGCGCAGGGTCCCACGGACCGGGCTCCGTACGCAGGTGATCATGGCAACGGGCTCCGGCAAGTCGCTGGTCGCCGTGCACACGGCCGAGGAACTGCGGGCCGGCCGGGTCCTGGTCCTGGTGCCCTCCCTGGACCTGCTCGTGCAGACCGCGGCGGCCTGGCGCGAGGGCGGCCGGACCGGCCGCGCCTTCGCCGTGTGCTCGCTGCGCGGCGAGGACGCGGGGGTGCCCACCACCACCGACCCGGCCGAACTGGCCGGCTGGGCGGGCCCGCCCGTCGACCGGGTCACGGTGTACGCCACGTACGCCTCGCTGGGCCTCGGCACCATCGAGAACGCGCACCGCGAGGGGCTGCCCGGCTGGGACCTGATCGTGGTCGACGAGGCGCACCGGACCTCGGGGCGGATCGGCAAGCCCTGGGCGGTGGTGCACGACAACCTCCGGATCCCCTCGGTCCGGCGCCTGTACATGACGGCCACGCCCCGGGTCTGGCAGGACGGCGAGGATTCCGGGCCCGCCGAGAGCGAGGAGCCGGCCGAGGGCTCCGACCGGCCGGAGGCGGTACGCGGCCGGGGCGACCTGGTGGCCTCCATGGAGGACGATCCGGACGGCCCGTTCGGCGCGCGCTGCTACACCCTCACGCTCTCGGAGGCCGTCGACCGGGGCATCTGCGCGCCCTACCGGGTGGTCTGCGTGGACGTCAGCGATCCGGAGTTCCAGGCGGCCGTGCTGCTCGGGCCGGACGGGCGCTCCGACGCCGTGCGCGGGGTGCGGCTCGCGGCACTGCAGACGGCGCTGGTGACGGCGGCCGTGAAGCAGGGGTTCCGGCGCACGCTCGTCTTCCACCACCTGACGAAGGAGGCCGAGGCGTTCGCGGCCGGGCTGCCGGCGGTCGCCGCACGCCTGCGCGCCACGAGCTGGGCCCCGCGGCCGGTGTACCCCCGTACCGTCTGGGCCGACTGGCTGTGCGGACAGCACACGGCGGCGCACCGGCGCCGGGTGCTGGGCGCCTTCGCGGACGACCGGGTCGCGGACAAGGCCTTCCTGGGCAGTGTCCGGGTGCTGGGCGAGGGCGTGGACACCAAGGAGTGCGACTCGGTCTTCTGGGCCGACGTACGCGGTTCCATGCCCGACCTGGTGCAGGCCGTCGGCCGGGCGCTGCGCATCCGGCCCGGGGAGGGCAAGGTCGCCTCCCTCGTGGTGCCGGTGCTGCTGGGGCCGGGCGAGTCCCCCGAGACGATGCTGACCTCACGGGCGTACGGGGACCTCGCGCGGCTGCTGGAGGCGCTACGGGCCCACGACACGCGGCTCGTCGAGTCCCTGGCACAGCCCCAGGCCCCGAGCCGGCGCGCGGCCGCGGGACCGGGCGGCACGGAGTCCGTGGGCGGCCCCGGGCTGCGCGGCGGCGCGCAGTCCCTGCTGAGCTTCTCCACCCCTCGCGACCCGGCGCTGCTGGCGGCCTTCGTCCGGCTGCGCGTCCTGCACCCGGAGCGCGAGCACTGGCGGCGCGGGGTGGAGGCCGCCCGGATCTACGCCTCGGTCGCCGGGGACCTCAAGGTGCCGTTCGCGTTCAAGGTGCCCCGTCCCGCGGCCACGGGCGCGGACGCGGCCGCCGCCGAGGGAGCCGGGGCTCCGTGGCCGCCGGGGCTGGCCCGCTTCCCGCTCGGCCAGTGGATCGCGGATGCCCGGCGCACGTACCGCCGCGGGGCGCTCGGCCGCGTGCGGGTGGCCCAGCTCGACGAACTGGGCATGGTGTGGAGCCACTTCGATGTCGCCTTCGAGGAGGGGCTGGCGGCGGCGAGCGGCTGGGCGGCCGAGAACGGTCACCTGCTGCCTCCGGTGGACGCCACCTGGCGCGGCGCCCCGGTCGGGGTCTGGGTCAAGAACCAGCGGGCGGCGGCCCGCCGGGAGGGTCCCGGAGCGCTGTCCGAGGAACGCCGCGAGGCCCTGGAAGCCATTGACGCGTCCTGGTGTCCGGCCTGGGACATCTCCTGGCAGCGGGCCTTCCACCTGACCCGGGTCCACCTGGACGCGGGCGGCCGGCTCCCTGCGCGCCCCGGGGAGGCCGTCGTCCAGGGCGAGGACCTCGGCGTGTGGCTGCGCGGTCAGCGCGCCTCCTGGGAGCGCCTCGCGTGGGCCCAGCGCTGGCTGCTGGAGCACACCCTCGGGGTGACCCCGGCCGAGGGCCCGGACCGGCCGAAGCCCCGGGTCGCCCACGCGGACGCGTGGGCGGCGCACTTGGAGGCGGCCCGGCGGTTCCACGACCGCGAGCGGCACCTGCGGGTGCCCCGTACGCACGTGGAACGGGTCGGCGACCGGGACCTGCGCCTCGGTTCCTGGATCGCCAACCAGCGTTCCCGCGCCGCGTCCCTCACCCCGGAGCGGACGGCCGCGCTGACGGAGCTGGGGATGCGCTGGCCGGCGCCGTGA
- a CDS encoding glutamate decarboxylase translates to MALHETKDLRARDAETDVFASALSGEILPKYRMPEDHSPSEVVYELLHNELLLDGNAAQNLATFCTTWSDDGVHRLMNECLDKNMIDKDEYPQTAEIEARCVNILADLWNAPAGTTGTGCSTTGSSEAAMLGGLALKWRWRERRRAAGLPTDRPNLVCGPVQVCWEKFARYFDVELRQLPLEPGATGLRPEQLAAHVDENTIGVVAILGVTYTCVYEPVAEIAAELDRIQAEHGWDVPIHVDAASGGFVAPFLHPDVVWDFRLPRVASVNTSGHKYGLAPLGVGWIVWRTADLLPADLVFSVDYLGGDMPTFALNFSRPGGEIIAQYYLFLRLGRGGYRRVQQACADTAQYLAREIETIGPFTLLYDGQGALPAVSYRLTDPQGAGFTLYDLSDRLRMRGWQVPSYPLPAERDDTVIQRVLIRHGVTRDQIALLVSDLRLAVEHLIAHPQPVPAAPPRSGFHH, encoded by the coding sequence ATGGCTCTCCATGAGACGAAGGACCTGCGTGCCCGCGACGCCGAGACGGACGTGTTCGCGTCCGCCCTCAGCGGCGAGATCCTCCCCAAGTACCGGATGCCCGAAGACCACTCGCCCTCCGAGGTGGTCTACGAGCTCCTCCACAACGAGCTGCTCCTCGACGGCAACGCCGCCCAGAACCTGGCCACCTTCTGCACCACCTGGTCGGACGACGGGGTCCACCGGCTGATGAACGAGTGCCTCGACAAGAACATGATCGACAAGGACGAGTACCCGCAGACGGCCGAGATCGAGGCCCGCTGCGTCAACATCCTGGCCGATCTGTGGAACGCCCCGGCCGGCACCACCGGCACCGGCTGCTCCACCACCGGATCCAGCGAGGCCGCGATGCTCGGCGGCCTCGCCCTCAAGTGGCGCTGGCGCGAGCGCCGCCGAGCCGCCGGACTGCCCACCGACAGGCCGAACCTGGTGTGCGGGCCGGTCCAGGTCTGCTGGGAGAAGTTCGCCCGGTACTTCGACGTCGAGCTCCGCCAGCTCCCCCTGGAGCCAGGAGCCACCGGCCTGCGCCCCGAGCAGCTCGCCGCCCACGTCGACGAGAACACCATCGGCGTCGTCGCCATCCTCGGCGTCACCTACACCTGCGTCTACGAGCCCGTCGCCGAGATCGCCGCCGAACTCGACCGGATCCAGGCCGAGCACGGCTGGGACGTGCCGATCCACGTGGACGCCGCCAGCGGCGGCTTCGTGGCCCCCTTCCTCCACCCCGACGTGGTCTGGGACTTCCGGCTGCCGCGCGTGGCCTCCGTCAACACCTCCGGCCACAAGTACGGCCTCGCCCCGCTGGGCGTCGGCTGGATCGTCTGGCGCACCGCCGACCTGCTCCCGGCCGACCTCGTCTTCTCCGTGGACTACCTCGGCGGGGACATGCCCACCTTCGCCCTCAACTTCTCCCGGCCGGGCGGCGAGATCATCGCCCAGTACTACCTGTTCCTGCGCCTGGGCCGGGGCGGCTACCGCCGGGTGCAGCAGGCCTGCGCCGACACCGCCCAGTACCTGGCCCGCGAGATCGAGACCATCGGCCCCTTCACCCTCCTCTACGACGGCCAGGGCGCACTGCCCGCCGTCTCCTACCGGCTCACCGATCCGCAGGGTGCGGGCTTCACCCTCTACGACCTCTCCGACCGGCTGCGGATGCGCGGCTGGCAGGTGCCCTCGTACCCGCTGCCCGCCGAGCGGGACGACACGGTCATCCAGCGGGTCCTGATCCGGCACGGGGTGACCCGGGACCAGATCGCGCTGCTCGTCTCCGACCTGCGCCTCGCCGTGGAGCACCTCATCGCGCACCCGCAGCCCGTGCCCGCGGCCCCGCCCCGGTCCGGCTTCCACCACTGA
- the melC1 gene encoding apotyrosinase chaperone MelC1, which yields MNKITRRQALGTTAGALTVLGLAGATAHAAVTRSRPAAPAAPTTPAGTVDEVYQGRRIRIVPASGGDDHGGHHGGHQAPGQPTVLIDGRELHVMRNADGSWISVVNHYETFSGPLPLARAAVRELQGASLVPMGGMR from the coding sequence ATGAACAAGATCACCCGCCGACAGGCCTTAGGCACCACTGCCGGCGCACTCACCGTCCTCGGCCTCGCCGGCGCCACCGCGCACGCGGCCGTCACCCGGTCCCGCCCCGCCGCACCCGCAGCACCCACCACCCCCGCGGGCACCGTCGACGAGGTCTACCAGGGCCGCCGCATCCGCATAGTCCCCGCCTCGGGCGGGGACGACCACGGCGGCCACCACGGCGGCCACCAGGCCCCCGGCCAGCCGACCGTGCTCATAGACGGCCGCGAACTGCACGTGATGCGCAACGCCGACGGCAGCTGGATCAGCGTCGTCAACCACTACGAGACCTTCTCCGGCCCGCTCCCGCTCGCCCGCGCCGCCGTGCGCGAGCTCCAGGGCGCCTCCCTCGTCCCGATGGGCGGCATGCGATGA